In Salinigranum marinum, one DNA window encodes the following:
- a CDS encoding Mrp/NBP35 family ATP-binding protein, which yields MDNADVRELLRAVEDPALGDDVVSLGLVNAVEVEGDRVRVSLALGAPYSPQESAVARRVREVLGDAGLDADLTAKLPARAAEEQVLPGVKNVIAVASGKGGVGKSTIAVNLAAGLSKLGARVGLFDADVYGPNVPRMVDADEHPQATPEETIVPPEKFGMKLMSMAFLVGEDDPVIWRGPMVHKVLTQLVEDVEWGALDYMILDLPPGTGDTQLTILQTLPLSGAVIVTTPQDVALDDARKGLRMFGKHDTNVLGIVENMAGFRCPDCGSRHDLFGSGGGRAFADENELPFLGSIPLDPAVRTGGDTGEPMVLEEGSETADALRVMTENVANNVGTVHRRRVSRS from the coding sequence ATGGACAACGCGGACGTACGAGAGCTCCTCCGAGCGGTCGAGGACCCTGCCCTCGGTGACGACGTCGTCTCGCTCGGCCTGGTCAACGCCGTTGAGGTCGAGGGCGACCGGGTTCGGGTATCGCTCGCGCTCGGCGCGCCGTACTCCCCACAGGAGTCCGCCGTCGCGCGGCGGGTGCGAGAGGTACTGGGTGACGCGGGTCTCGACGCGGACCTGACGGCGAAACTGCCCGCTCGGGCGGCCGAAGAGCAGGTGCTCCCGGGTGTGAAGAACGTCATCGCTGTCGCCTCGGGCAAGGGCGGCGTCGGCAAGTCGACGATCGCGGTCAACCTCGCCGCCGGCCTCTCGAAGCTCGGCGCGCGGGTGGGACTGTTCGACGCCGACGTGTACGGGCCGAACGTCCCCCGGATGGTCGACGCCGACGAACACCCACAGGCCACGCCGGAGGAGACGATCGTCCCGCCCGAGAAGTTCGGGATGAAGCTGATGAGCATGGCCTTCCTCGTCGGCGAGGACGACCCCGTCATCTGGCGCGGCCCGATGGTCCACAAGGTCCTGACTCAACTCGTCGAGGACGTCGAGTGGGGCGCGCTCGACTACATGATCCTCGACCTCCCGCCGGGGACGGGCGACACCCAACTGACGATCCTCCAGACGCTCCCGCTCTCGGGGGCGGTCATCGTCACGACGCCGCAGGACGTGGCGCTCGACGACGCCCGGAAGGGCCTGCGGATGTTCGGCAAACACGACACCAACGTGCTGGGGATCGTCGAGAACATGGCCGGGTTCCGGTGTCCCGACTGCGGGAGCCGCCACGACCTCTTCGGGTCGGGTGGGGGCCGCGCGTTCGCCGACGAGAACGAACTGCCATTCCTGGGGTCGATCCCGCTGGACCCCGCCGTCAGAACGGGCGGCGACACCGGCGAACCGATGGTTCTGGAGGAGGGCAGCGAGACGGCCGACGCGCTCCGGGTGATGACCGAGAACGTCGCCAACAACGTCGGGACTGTCCACCGCCGGCGAGTCTCTCGTTCGTGA
- a CDS encoding uracil-DNA glycosylase, translating to MDAHQDRLRNPFNMDEQCTNCDALPETRTQVVHGYGDVGGEFLVVGDAPTQAADRTGVPFTGDAAGERLQGVLGDLGFSRSPPDSTEPDLQNVFLTYLARCHHPERPPTDGEVANCDPFLTAEIRMINPHIIVPIGGRVLEALATEYTTRAPESFDVAAAHATTIRGRGFELVPMLPLDEQTDADTEAFVDHVRENVLGRDYRQTKGRRGR from the coding sequence GTGGACGCACACCAAGACCGCCTCCGGAACCCGTTCAACATGGACGAGCAGTGTACGAACTGCGACGCGCTCCCCGAGACGCGCACACAGGTCGTCCACGGCTACGGCGACGTCGGGGGGGAGTTCCTCGTCGTCGGAGACGCACCAACGCAGGCCGCCGACCGGACCGGGGTTCCGTTCACCGGTGACGCCGCGGGCGAGCGGCTCCAGGGCGTCCTCGGCGACCTGGGCTTCTCGCGGTCGCCGCCCGATTCGACCGAACCCGACCTCCAGAACGTCTTTCTCACCTACCTGGCGCGCTGTCACCACCCCGAGCGTCCCCCGACCGACGGCGAGGTGGCGAACTGCGATCCGTTCCTCACGGCCGAGATCAGGATGATCAACCCCCACATCATCGTCCCCATCGGGGGACGGGTGCTCGAAGCCCTCGCCACCGAGTACACCACACGCGCACCCGAGAGCTTCGACGTGGCGGCGGCCCACGCCACGACCATCCGCGGGCGCGGCTTCGAACTGGTGCCGATGCTCCCGCTCGACGAGCAGACCGACGCCGACACCGAGGCGTTCGTCGACCACGTCCGCGAGAACGTCCTGGGGAGGGACTACCGCCAGACGAAGGGTCGCCGCGGGCGGTAG
- a CDS encoding DUF5785 family protein: MDWPHDPDGEQGSEGRRKYGHAVVAKKVDEDEDFPLSRDAFVAEYGDDPIRIDSERVVSLREVFEGVDEEEFADFVEFHQALGRAMRENDLWFYEGADAFVRDRA; the protein is encoded by the coding sequence ATGGACTGGCCACACGATCCCGACGGGGAGCAGGGTAGCGAGGGCCGACGCAAGTACGGCCACGCGGTCGTCGCCAAGAAAGTCGACGAGGACGAGGACTTCCCGCTCTCGCGGGACGCGTTCGTCGCCGAGTACGGCGACGACCCGATCCGGATCGACTCCGAGCGAGTCGTCTCGCTCCGCGAGGTGTTCGAGGGGGTCGACGAGGAGGAGTTCGCCGATTTCGTGGAGTTTCACCAGGCGCTCGGACGGGCGATGCGGGAGAACGACCTCTGGTTCTACGAGGGTGCCGACGCGTTCGTCCGCGACCGCGCCTAG
- the udk gene encoding uridine kinase, which translates to MGIPSFVIGIAGGTGAGKTTVARLVTENVGESVTRIPIDNYYHDLSHLDFEARKSRNYDHPSAFEWDLLQTQMSSLLEGQPVEMPQYDFTRHNRKAERKRVDPTDVVILEGILALYDEAINEMMDLRLYVETDADVRILRRIQRDVIERGRDLEGVIEQYLSTVKPMHEQFIEPTKRNADLIIPEGANSVAVKLLEEKVRAEVTGDAARTWERDSVEVELDAEFDDA; encoded by the coding sequence ATGGGTATCCCGTCGTTCGTCATCGGCATCGCGGGAGGGACTGGCGCCGGGAAGACGACGGTCGCCCGACTCGTCACGGAGAACGTCGGCGAGTCGGTCACGCGGATCCCGATCGACAACTACTATCACGACCTGAGCCACCTCGACTTCGAAGCGCGGAAGAGTCGGAACTACGACCATCCGTCGGCGTTCGAGTGGGACCTGCTCCAGACGCAGATGAGCAGCCTCCTCGAGGGGCAACCGGTCGAGATGCCCCAGTACGACTTCACGAGGCACAACCGCAAAGCCGAGCGAAAACGGGTCGATCCGACCGACGTCGTCATCCTCGAAGGGATCCTCGCGCTGTACGACGAGGCGATCAACGAGATGATGGATCTCCGCCTGTACGTCGAGACCGACGCCGACGTCCGGATCCTCCGGCGGATTCAGCGCGACGTCATCGAGCGTGGGCGCGACCTCGAAGGCGTCATCGAGCAGTACCTCTCGACGGTGAAGCCGATGCACGAACAGTTCATCGAGCCCACGAAGCGGAACGCGGACCTCATTATCCCCGAGGGGGCGAACAGCGTCGCCGTGAAACTCCTCGAGGAGAAGGTTCGCGCCGAAGTGACCGGCGACGCAGCCCGGACGTGGGAACGGGACTCGGTCGAGGTCGAACTCGACGCCGAATTCGACGACGCCTAG
- a CDS encoding ABC transporter substrate-binding protein translates to MVRDIDRRKFLKGAGVAGVAGLAGCIGGGDGGSGGGSEATETESSDGSETESGGSTGGGGMSGPDGLVVIGYPESGIQLFRDYYSQTDGSQSILIPDGLRDGALPAQVGNPMENVTGTAPAAGGPNQDAFNELFQEEYGSAPGVFTSQSFDSAAIGILANAAAGENSGPAVKDQMRRIANPGGMEVGPQNLVEGVEAAANGEDVNYQGASSATNFDQNGDPASAAYDIWEFDGVDSQSTTAVETQSFSGENPDGAGPSADSGPGGSDREISLGILLPETGDLASTGQPMIQAAQIPGILVNEANPAGLSVNAQIEDTQTSPSAGVAAGQSLASAGVPFICGTASSGVNVPMSQQVAIPNEIVGCSPSSTALSVTNLEDNDFIFRTAPSDQLQGRVMAQVMSERLGASTVSTLYVNNDYGQQLSERFTSVFEDSFDGEVMTQVAFNIGESSYSSVIESALSGGSN, encoded by the coding sequence ATGGTACGTGATATCGACCGACGTAAGTTCCTGAAGGGAGCCGGTGTCGCCGGTGTCGCCGGACTCGCCGGCTGCATCGGTGGTGGCGACGGCGGGTCGGGTGGGGGCTCGGAGGCGACCGAGACGGAATCGAGTGACGGCTCCGAGACGGAATCCGGTGGGAGCACCGGTGGCGGCGGGATGAGCGGCCCAGACGGGCTCGTCGTCATCGGATACCCCGAGTCGGGGATTCAGCTGTTCCGTGACTACTACAGCCAGACCGACGGGAGCCAGTCGATCCTGATCCCCGACGGGCTCCGCGACGGCGCACTGCCCGCACAGGTCGGCAACCCGATGGAGAACGTCACGGGGACGGCGCCGGCGGCTGGCGGGCCGAACCAGGACGCGTTCAACGAACTCTTCCAGGAGGAGTACGGCTCCGCGCCCGGCGTCTTCACCTCCCAGTCGTTCGACTCCGCGGCCATCGGTATCCTCGCCAACGCTGCCGCCGGCGAGAACAGCGGGCCGGCGGTCAAGGACCAGATGCGTCGCATCGCCAACCCGGGCGGGATGGAGGTCGGTCCCCAGAACCTCGTCGAGGGCGTCGAGGCCGCCGCCAACGGCGAGGACGTCAACTACCAGGGGGCGTCTTCGGCGACCAACTTCGACCAGAACGGCGACCCCGCGTCCGCGGCGTACGACATCTGGGAGTTCGACGGCGTCGACTCGCAGTCGACGACGGCCGTCGAGACGCAGTCGTTCTCCGGCGAGAACCCCGACGGAGCCGGTCCGTCCGCCGACAGTGGCCCCGGCGGAAGCGACCGTGAGATCTCGCTCGGGATCCTCCTCCCGGAGACGGGCGACCTCGCCTCGACCGGCCAGCCGATGATCCAGGCGGCGCAGATCCCCGGCATTCTGGTCAACGAGGCCAACCCCGCCGGGCTCTCGGTGAACGCACAGATCGAGGACACTCAGACCTCGCCCAGCGCCGGCGTCGCCGCCGGTCAGTCGCTGGCGAGCGCGGGTGTGCCGTTCATCTGCGGCACCGCCTCCTCGGGCGTGAACGTCCCGATGTCTCAGCAGGTGGCGATCCCCAACGAGATCGTCGGCTGCTCGCCGTCGTCGACGGCGCTGTCGGTGACGAACCTCGAAGACAACGACTTCATCTTCCGGACGGCACCGTCCGACCAGCTCCAGGGCCGCGTCATGGCGCAGGTCATGTCCGAGCGGCTCGGTGCCTCTACGGTGTCGACGCTGTACGTCAACAACGACTACGGCCAGCAGCTCTCCGAGCGGTTCACCAGCGTCTTCGAGGACAGTTTCGACGGCGAAGTCATGACGCAGGTGGCGTTCAACATCGGCGAGTCGTCGTACTCGTCGGTCATCGAGTCGGCGCTCTCGGGCGGCAGCAACTGA
- a CDS encoding mRNA surveillance protein pelota, producing MRIVSRGRGEEGRERVTLVPENVDDLWHLSYVLEPGDLVEGDTTRRIQRNEENLRDTGGEREHLHLTLSVEDVEFARFANRLRVGGEIVGCSREDQLGHHHTLNVEERSEITVEKHWKPDQTDRLEEAEQASENPDVAIVTVEEGEAYIHTVAQYGTEEYASFTRPTGKGEYARPRTELFDEVGSALSHLDVDAVVLAGPGFTKNDARDYIASEFLDAAEKIVKTVDTAGVGDRGVHEVLKRGAIDDVQKETRIAEESRLIDELMDGIAAGTKVAYGVEEVAEAAEFGAVEHLLVLDSRLRDERQGAGEWDVDANEVIETTEQKGGEVTVFSAEFAPGQQLKNLGGIAALLRYRLQ from the coding sequence ATGCGCATCGTAAGCCGGGGTCGCGGCGAGGAGGGACGCGAGCGGGTGACGCTCGTTCCCGAGAACGTCGACGACCTCTGGCACCTCTCGTACGTGCTCGAACCGGGCGATCTCGTCGAGGGTGACACCACCCGGCGCATCCAGCGCAACGAGGAGAACCTCCGCGATACGGGTGGCGAACGCGAACACCTCCACCTCACGCTTTCGGTCGAGGACGTCGAGTTCGCCCGCTTCGCCAACCGGCTCCGCGTGGGCGGCGAGATCGTCGGCTGCTCCCGCGAGGACCAGCTCGGCCACCACCACACGCTGAACGTCGAGGAACGGTCGGAGATCACGGTCGAGAAACACTGGAAGCCGGACCAGACCGATCGGCTGGAGGAGGCCGAACAGGCGAGCGAGAACCCCGACGTCGCCATCGTCACCGTCGAAGAGGGCGAGGCGTACATCCACACCGTCGCCCAGTACGGCACCGAGGAGTACGCCTCCTTCACCAGGCCCACGGGGAAAGGCGAGTACGCCCGCCCGCGGACGGAACTCTTCGACGAGGTCGGGTCGGCGCTGTCGCACCTCGACGTCGACGCCGTCGTCCTCGCGGGGCCGGGCTTTACGAAGAACGACGCTCGTGATTACATCGCAAGCGAGTTCCTCGACGCGGCGGAAAAGATCGTGAAGACGGTCGATACCGCCGGCGTCGGCGACCGCGGCGTCCACGAGGTGCTCAAGCGCGGCGCGATCGACGACGTCCAGAAGGAGACCCGCATCGCCGAGGAGTCGCGGCTCATCGACGAACTCATGGACGGCATCGCAGCGGGGACGAAAGTCGCCTACGGCGTCGAGGAGGTCGCCGAAGCCGCCGAGTTCGGTGCCGTCGAGCACCTGCTCGTCCTCGATTCGAGGCTGAGAGACGAGCGCCAGGGGGCGGGCGAGTGGGACGTCGACGCGAACGAGGTGATCGAGACGACGGAACAGAAAGGCGGCGAGGTAACCGTGTTCTCCGCGGAGTTCGCCCCCGGCCAGCAGCTGAAGAACCTCGGCGGCATCGCAGCGCTGCTGCGGTACCGCCTGCAGTAG
- a CDS encoding DUF4013 domain-containing protein, giving the protein MLFDALSFPRRGDDWLSTLLVGGVLTLLGVLVLPAFVVQGYLVRVLDHAARRERTPPSFTQWGTLFVDGLKLTVVNFVYGLFVLVPLAIVLGAILVFIPSDPMIAEAGAGSPPPAPTVVGPGPLVFVAFLAAVGLFLLVVTYILPAALANFAIEGRLRAAFDVRTVLAGAFTSDYAVAWLLAIVVGITGGLVGSVLTVVVVGIFVLFYVQVASYYLVGRGFAAGLSKKRWSEP; this is encoded by the coding sequence ATGCTCTTCGATGCTCTGTCGTTTCCCCGTCGAGGCGATGACTGGCTGTCGACGCTCCTCGTCGGCGGGGTTTTGACTCTTCTCGGCGTGTTGGTTCTCCCGGCGTTCGTCGTCCAGGGCTACCTCGTTCGGGTGCTCGACCACGCCGCGCGTCGGGAGCGCACGCCCCCCTCGTTCACGCAGTGGGGCACCCTGTTCGTCGACGGGCTGAAGCTGACCGTCGTGAACTTCGTGTACGGGTTGTTCGTGCTCGTCCCGCTTGCGATCGTGCTCGGAGCGATCCTCGTGTTCATCCCCAGCGATCCGATGATTGCCGAGGCGGGTGCGGGGAGCCCCCCGCCGGCACCGACCGTCGTCGGACCGGGACCCCTCGTCTTCGTCGCCTTCCTCGCCGCCGTCGGGCTGTTCTTGCTCGTCGTCACGTACATCCTCCCCGCAGCACTCGCGAACTTCGCCATCGAAGGGCGACTGCGTGCGGCGTTCGACGTCCGGACCGTCCTCGCGGGGGCGTTCACGAGCGACTACGCCGTCGCGTGGCTGCTCGCGATCGTCGTCGGGATCACCGGCGGACTCGTCGGCTCGGTGCTGACCGTCGTCGTCGTCGGAATCTTCGTGCTCTTTTACGTCCAGGTCGCCTCCTACTACCTCGTCGGACGGGGGTTCGCCGCGGGGCTGTCGAAGAAGCGGTGGAGCGAACCCTGA